The following proteins are encoded in a genomic region of Desulfosporosinus youngiae DSM 17734:
- a CDS encoding class I SAM-dependent methyltransferase, with amino-acid sequence MDFYRALSEYYDELFPLKEPQKLFLHDYLKQEALTSVLDIGCGTGTFALEISRKDVRVLGVDLSEEMVEISKEKARERGSGATFAKADMRDLREIQGEFDGVLCLGNTLAHVSGEAELNQVLAQFREKGTRLLLQTVNYDRILADHVQELPVIKTAQLTFYRYYTYREDGKLDFSMKIEFPETKQVVSGVNILFPITSDLLKKAMQETGWKISGWWGSYDKAPWTESSPATIVAASV; translated from the coding sequence ATGGATTTCTACCGCGCCTTATCTGAATACTATGATGAACTATTTCCGTTAAAAGAACCCCAGAAACTTTTCCTGCATGATTATTTAAAGCAGGAAGCTCTGACATCCGTACTGGATATCGGCTGTGGCACGGGCACATTTGCCTTGGAAATAAGCCGGAAGGATGTAAGGGTGTTGGGGGTGGATCTAAGTGAGGAAATGGTCGAAATATCCAAAGAAAAAGCACGGGAGAGAGGAAGCGGTGCGACCTTTGCCAAAGCTGATATGCGGGACCTCAGAGAGATACAGGGAGAATTTGATGGAGTCCTGTGTTTAGGCAATACCTTAGCTCATGTGTCCGGAGAAGCAGAGTTAAATCAGGTTTTAGCTCAGTTTAGGGAAAAAGGAACCCGCTTATTATTACAAACCGTGAACTATGATAGGATATTAGCTGATCATGTCCAGGAATTGCCTGTTATCAAGACTGCTCAGCTCACCTTTTACCGGTACTATACTTATAGAGAGGATGGAAAACTTGATTTCTCGATGAAGATCGAGTTTCCAGAGACTAAACAGGTAGTATCCGGAGTTAACATTTTGTTCCCTATTACAAGTGACCTCTTAAAAAAAGCTATGCAGGAGACCGGCTGGAAGATATCCGGTTGGTGGGGAAGTTATGATAAAGCCCCGTGGACAGAGAGCTCACCGGCCACAATTGTAGCTGCAAGTGTATAA
- a CDS encoding methyl-accepting chemotaxis protein encodes MKSIGNVLNIFSKKAPCEETTFIFDYVEERLQGIEAVEPKVDYPIHKKMVHFFKKLFDNERQMGLSTRKLLNIAATLSSFDVNMTHIAHQLIDFAKKMALLSESNLAVVEQTNAGMNEVNSTVERTSTTLSQLAGASEDLVQNNHVSLNQLREVNELKDRVMLDANIMGEKIAQLVEMANRVNTIVQGVGEIAEQTNLLALNASIEAARAGENGRGFSVVAEEIRKLADDTKKSLESMKSFVGNIQTAAKEGKQSMDNTMSLTEEMSLKIDTITDTMEKNVDMLNTTISDVQLINQSMEGIKIATNEINQAMDVSSRDAEELTLMTQIIHKDALASADYAKEIAKIDDDISTIVKEQMRALQGSSNSLDNQEFLATISNAKKAHANWLENFKRMVEEMKVYPLQTDASKCAFGHFYHAVQISDGVIADEWGKIETIHSEFHKIGQLGIEAVKAGRQETAQQHYSGAEKLSKSIFGQLDKVAMAVEDMTGKGIRLFGSNQSHLNCGSECADC; translated from the coding sequence ATGAAAAGCATAGGAAACGTATTAAACATCTTTTCTAAAAAAGCACCATGCGAAGAAACAACCTTTATTTTTGACTATGTCGAAGAGAGGTTACAGGGGATAGAAGCTGTCGAACCCAAGGTAGACTACCCAATTCACAAGAAGATGGTCCATTTCTTTAAAAAACTGTTTGATAATGAACGACAAATGGGTTTGTCAACAAGAAAATTATTAAATATTGCGGCAACCTTAAGCAGTTTTGATGTCAATATGACCCATATTGCTCATCAATTGATTGATTTCGCTAAAAAAATGGCCTTGCTGAGCGAATCAAATCTAGCCGTTGTTGAACAAACCAACGCCGGAATGAACGAAGTAAATTCTACCGTAGAAAGAACCTCTACCACATTGTCCCAATTAGCGGGTGCTTCAGAAGACCTCGTTCAAAACAATCACGTAAGTTTAAATCAATTAAGAGAGGTTAATGAATTAAAGGATCGAGTTATGCTTGATGCTAATATTATGGGAGAAAAAATAGCTCAGTTAGTGGAAATGGCGAACAGAGTCAATACAATCGTTCAGGGCGTTGGAGAGATAGCAGAGCAGACAAATCTCTTGGCACTAAACGCTTCCATAGAAGCGGCAAGGGCTGGCGAAAATGGACGGGGCTTTTCTGTTGTGGCCGAAGAAATAAGGAAATTGGCAGATGATACTAAGAAAAGCCTTGAAAGTATGAAGTCGTTTGTCGGGAACATTCAAACAGCTGCCAAAGAAGGAAAACAAAGCATGGATAACACTATGTCCTTAACTGAGGAAATGAGCCTGAAGATCGATACGATCACAGATACAATGGAAAAAAACGTCGATATGCTGAATACGACCATTAGTGATGTTCAGCTCATTAATCAATCCATGGAGGGAATAAAAATTGCCACAAACGAGATAAATCAAGCAATGGATGTGTCCAGCCGTGATGCGGAAGAGCTGACGTTAATGACCCAAATAATTCACAAAGATGCTTTGGCCAGTGCCGACTATGCCAAGGAGATTGCAAAAATTGATGATGATATTTCCACTATTGTTAAGGAACAAATGCGGGCCCTGCAGGGCAGCAGCAATTCGTTGGACAATCAGGAATTTTTAGCGACAATAAGTAATGCGAAAAAAGCCCATGCCAATTGGTTGGAAAACTTTAAACGAATGGTCGAGGAAATGAAGGTATATCCGCTGCAGACTGATGCGTCTAAGTGTGCCTTCGGGCATTTTTATCATGCAGTTCAAATCTCTGACGGCGTAATCGCCGATGAGTGGGGAAAAATCGAAACTATTCACAGTGAGTTTCATAAAATTGGGCAGCTGGGTATAGAAGCAGTTAAAGCGGGTCGGCAAGAAACGGCTCAACAACATTATAGCGGAGCAGAAAAACTATCTAAGAGCATTTTTGGCCAGTTAGACAAAGTAGCCATGGCAGTTGAAGATATGACTGGCAAAGGGATTCGATTGTTCGGAAGCAATCAAAGTCATCTTAATTGTGGCAGTGAATGTGCCGACTGTTAA
- a CDS encoding respiratory nitrate reductase subunit gamma, with translation MILSIISYVSIVLFLGISIYKAYQFAKMPFHGRMDLYPVPKEKGYEHGGSYYEEVAWWSKPHEVSHMREIIEMLKEIIFIKKLFENQRPFWWISYALHLGIYLLMAWTILLVIGALFVLDGIQVAANSSNILGLLLFYVSAFVGYLGLALGALGSGLLFLRRLTDNTLKKYTTPQEYFNLLLLFAAIVTGIFTWGNDLSFGYAREVTANLVTFTPFDANGLLTLHIVLVGIMLIYIPISKMSHYVGKYFTFHKVLWDNNPNLKGSDVEQQIKNASSFRPTTSWSAPHINPPATPEK, from the coding sequence GTGATTCTTAGTATCATTTCTTATGTTTCCATAGTTCTTTTCCTAGGTATATCTATTTACAAGGCGTACCAATTCGCAAAGATGCCCTTTCACGGGCGAATGGATCTCTATCCTGTCCCTAAAGAAAAAGGGTACGAACATGGAGGTTCTTACTACGAAGAGGTAGCTTGGTGGAGCAAACCACATGAGGTTTCTCACATGAGAGAAATCATAGAAATGCTCAAAGAAATTATATTTATTAAAAAGTTATTTGAAAACCAACGCCCGTTCTGGTGGATTTCTTACGCTCTGCATTTAGGAATTTACTTATTAATGGCTTGGACGATCTTATTGGTTATTGGGGCGCTTTTTGTACTCGACGGAATTCAAGTTGCAGCAAACAGTTCAAATATCTTGGGGCTGTTGCTTTTTTACGTGTCGGCATTTGTAGGATATTTAGGCCTGGCTCTTGGTGCGTTAGGTTCCGGCTTGTTGTTTCTCCGCCGATTGACGGATAATACATTGAAGAAATATACAACTCCTCAGGAGTATTTTAACCTTCTGCTGCTCTTTGCGGCAATAGTTACCGGAATTTTTACGTGGGGCAATGATTTATCCTTTGGGTATGCAAGAGAAGTGACGGCGAACCTCGTAACCTTTACTCCTTTTGATGCCAATGGCTTACTTACCCTGCATATAGTCCTTGTCGGTATAATGTTGATTTATATTCCAATCAGCAAAATGAGTCACTATGTTGGAAAGTATTTCACGTTCCATAAGGTTTTGTGGGATAATAACCCCAATCTTAAGGGTAGTGACGTTGAGCAGCAAATAAAAAATGCATCCTCCTTCCGTCCGACGACATCTTGGTCTGCCCCTCATATTAATCCACCCGCCACACCCGAAAAATAA
- a CDS encoding DsrE/DsrF/DrsH-like family protein yields the protein MNKKMNLLMFSGDYDKALAALILANSARELDVDVTMFFAFWGLCLVRDPEKVTSEDKTVYEKMFGMATPKGPEELPLSRMNMVGLGKHMLLEMMEDEKAPSLTDFLNGARKKGVKFYGCKLSVDVMGFKKEELLPEVQIITAKDYLADALESDMQLFI from the coding sequence TTGAATAAAAAAATGAACTTACTTATGTTCAGCGGCGACTATGATAAAGCTCTGGCGGCACTGATACTTGCTAATTCTGCCCGTGAGCTGGATGTTGATGTAACGATGTTCTTCGCGTTTTGGGGGCTCTGTCTGGTTCGCGATCCTGAAAAAGTGACCTCAGAGGATAAGACCGTTTACGAAAAAATGTTCGGGATGGCCACGCCAAAAGGACCGGAAGAGCTGCCTCTCTCGCGCATGAATATGGTCGGTCTGGGTAAACACATGCTTCTGGAAATGATGGAAGATGAAAAAGCTCCTTCTCTGACGGATTTTCTCAACGGAGCACGAAAAAAGGGCGTAAAATTTTATGGCTGCAAGCTCTCGGTTGATGTGATGGGCTTTAAAAAAGAAGAACTGCTCCCAGAAGTTCAAATCATTACCGCGAAAGACTATTTAGCCGATGCCCTGGAATCAGATATGCAGCTCTTTATCTAA
- a CDS encoding THUMP domain-containing class I SAM-dependent RNA methyltransferase: protein MAKIELIATAAFGLESIVARELKKLGYDQLVVENGRVTFTTDELGICRTNLWLRTSDRVLLKMGSFEAQTFEELFQQTKSLPWEEWLPEDANFPVQGKSIKSKLYSVSDCQAIVKKAIVERLKEKYGRSWFEETGPRYQIEVALLNNRVTLTIDTSGLGLHKRGYRQLAGQAPLKETLAAAMIQLSFWNRDRALIDPFCGTGTIPIEAALIAQNRAPGLKRSFAAEKWPNIPKAAWQEAWQEGLDLWERSAPLHIYGSDIDPNALALARTHAVEAGVEGLIHFQKLPVAEVRSRFKYGHMIANPPYGERLGDTKDVEGLYLELGETFKGLDNWSLHILTTHQFPERLIGRRWDKSRKLYNGRLECHYFQFFGPRPPREPYTKDDKNRKA, encoded by the coding sequence ATGGCAAAAATCGAGCTTATCGCCACGGCCGCGTTTGGTTTAGAATCCATCGTTGCTCGTGAACTTAAAAAACTTGGGTATGATCAATTGGTTGTTGAAAATGGGAGAGTTACGTTTACAACGGATGAGTTGGGAATTTGCCGGACAAATCTCTGGTTACGAACATCCGATCGTGTCTTATTAAAAATGGGCTCCTTTGAAGCCCAGACGTTCGAAGAGCTTTTTCAACAGACAAAATCCCTTCCTTGGGAAGAATGGCTGCCTGAGGATGCAAATTTCCCGGTCCAGGGAAAATCCATAAAATCTAAGCTGTATAGTGTTTCAGATTGCCAAGCCATTGTCAAAAAGGCGATTGTGGAACGCCTCAAGGAAAAATACGGCCGCAGCTGGTTTGAAGAGACTGGACCCCGTTACCAGATTGAAGTCGCTCTTTTAAATAATCGGGTGACTTTAACTATTGACACCTCAGGGTTGGGATTGCACAAACGCGGATACAGGCAGCTCGCCGGTCAGGCCCCCCTTAAAGAAACCTTAGCAGCAGCTATGATTCAGTTAAGTTTCTGGAACAGGGATCGGGCCTTGATTGACCCTTTTTGCGGAACCGGGACGATTCCCATCGAAGCTGCTTTGATAGCTCAAAACCGGGCACCAGGCCTTAAAAGAAGCTTTGCAGCGGAAAAATGGCCTAATATTCCTAAGGCAGCCTGGCAGGAAGCGTGGCAAGAAGGGTTAGACCTTTGGGAACGCAGTGCTCCATTACATATCTACGGTTCTGATATTGATCCTAACGCATTGGCATTAGCTCGAACCCACGCTGTCGAGGCGGGCGTAGAAGGGCTTATACATTTTCAGAAACTGCCTGTGGCTGAAGTAAGGTCCCGATTTAAATACGGGCATATGATAGCTAATCCACCCTATGGTGAACGACTAGGGGATACTAAAGACGTTGAGGGGCTTTATCTTGAATTAGGTGAAACATTTAAGGGTTTAGATAATTGGTCCTTACATATTCTTACGACTCACCAATTCCCGGAACGGTTAATCGGACGGCGTTGGGATAAAAGTCGCAAGCTCTATAATGGACGGCTGGAGTGTCATTATTTTCAATTTTTTGGTCCGCGTCCGCCCAGAGAACCATACACGAAGGATGATAAGAACAGAAAAGCTTAA
- a CDS encoding viroplasmin family protein, with the protein MAKKNFYIVKKGHKTGIFDNWAECQASVKGYKGAVFKGFETKAEALEWLNGSEDTTPRQDSGNEDRAKTARDVDFDVYTDGSYAKGKYSYGYAFVKDGRIVHENNGVGEDLEAAGMRNVAGEIAAVCHAVEKAKSLNVRIRIYHDYSGISHWVTGDWQAKNKFTQAYVAFMRAHHGLYEFQKVAGHSGDRFNDYVDLLAKQALGISRTK; encoded by the coding sequence TTGGCTAAGAAAAATTTTTACATAGTGAAAAAGGGACATAAGACCGGAATTTTTGATAATTGGGCGGAATGCCAGGCATCTGTTAAAGGGTACAAAGGAGCTGTATTTAAAGGGTTTGAAACAAAAGCTGAAGCGCTTGAATGGCTGAACGGGAGTGAGGACACGACCCCTCGCCAGGACAGCGGTAACGAAGATAGGGCAAAGACTGCAAGGGATGTGGATTTTGATGTTTATACGGACGGCAGTTATGCAAAAGGCAAATATTCCTATGGATATGCCTTTGTGAAAGATGGCCGGATTGTTCATGAAAATAACGGAGTCGGGGAAGACCTTGAAGCAGCCGGCATGAGGAATGTGGCAGGTGAAATTGCGGCTGTGTGCCATGCGGTAGAAAAAGCGAAATCTCTTAATGTGCGTATTCGTATCTACCACGACTATTCTGGAATTTCCCACTGGGTTACCGGAGATTGGCAGGCAAAAAATAAATTTACACAAGCCTATGTGGCATTTATGCGGGCGCATCACGGACTGTACGAATTCCAAAAGGTTGCCGGTCATAGCGGAGACCGGTTTAATGATTATGTTGATCTGTTGGCTAAACAAGCCTTAGGGATAAGTAGGACTAAGTGA
- a CDS encoding alpha/beta fold hydrolase, whose product MPYINIQGKNMYYDQNSDFQADLPTVLFVHGAGGSGKKWTHQLGGIQGCNLIAPDLPGHGRSEGSAADNIIAYCEFVWSFAQALNLKKFIIAGHSMGGGIALELGLAYPEAAYGLIIVASGARLRVNPGMLDALTRGEHPIETIKYQYSPKINPDVLVKAAEEMKTIPTNVYLADFRACNNFDIIDRINNISNPALIICGQDDQMTPLKYSEFLHKELSYSTIVRIPEAGHMVMLEKPDQVNEAISDFSAQISSKE is encoded by the coding sequence GTGCCATACATAAATATTCAGGGAAAGAACATGTATTATGACCAAAATTCCGATTTCCAGGCCGACTTGCCAACCGTATTATTTGTTCATGGTGCCGGCGGATCAGGAAAAAAGTGGACGCATCAATTAGGGGGAATCCAAGGCTGCAACTTGATTGCCCCTGATCTCCCGGGGCATGGCCGTTCGGAAGGATCAGCCGCCGATAACATAATAGCGTATTGTGAATTTGTTTGGAGCTTTGCTCAAGCCTTAAACTTAAAGAAGTTTATTATTGCCGGGCATTCTATGGGCGGGGGGATCGCACTAGAGCTGGGGCTGGCTTATCCCGAAGCAGCTTATGGCCTGATTATTGTTGCCAGCGGGGCACGGTTAAGAGTAAATCCCGGGATGCTGGATGCTTTAACGAGAGGTGAGCATCCAATAGAAACAATAAAATACCAGTATTCCCCTAAGATTAACCCGGATGTCTTAGTAAAAGCCGCCGAAGAAATGAAAACTATTCCAACGAATGTTTACCTGGCAGATTTCAGGGCATGCAATAACTTTGATATCATAGATCGTATTAACAATATCTCTAATCCGGCCTTAATCATCTGTGGCCAAGATGATCAAATGACTCCCCTTAAATATTCGGAGTTTCTTCATAAAGAATTATCCTATTCAACCATAGTGCGGATACCGGAGGCAGGGCATATGGTTATGCTGGAAAAGCCGGATCAGGTCAATGAAGCTATAAGTGACTTTTCAGCTCAAATATCGTCTAAAGAATAA
- a CDS encoding AbrB family transcriptional regulator, with product METYRVKVGTKGEIVLPVELRELLGLVEEDALDLCIDSEGKVFVRTAERSVRPLCDFFEDLIVNDLLAKGCSGDCLKKKLLERKLKLSTILDRLSEDSFRAHKNGQIIKCWDAQALTSLGIQKVPKGTYDVRITARGIHDLVALRKEELREITGVFERLEQDPFAYKRLRGPYYETYRVSFRCGTKECRVVYTIFEPENLIVIITVGARKVIYERLNGIA from the coding sequence ATGGAAACTTATCGAGTGAAGGTTGGCACCAAAGGAGAAATTGTTTTACCTGTTGAATTGCGGGAACTCTTGGGACTTGTTGAAGAAGATGCTTTGGATTTATGCATTGATTCAGAAGGTAAAGTATTTGTACGAACGGCTGAACGATCTGTCCGGCCACTTTGCGATTTCTTTGAAGACTTAATTGTAAATGACCTGCTTGCTAAGGGCTGCAGCGGGGATTGCCTGAAAAAGAAACTCTTGGAACGCAAATTGAAATTAAGTACCATCCTTGACCGTTTATCTGAAGACAGTTTCAGAGCACATAAAAATGGTCAAATAATCAAGTGCTGGGATGCCCAGGCCTTAACATCCTTAGGTATTCAAAAGGTCCCTAAGGGCACATACGATGTAAGAATTACCGCCCGTGGCATTCATGATCTGGTCGCCCTTCGCAAAGAAGAGCTTAGAGAAATCACAGGAGTATTTGAACGGTTAGAACAAGACCCGTTTGCTTATAAGAGACTAAGAGGGCCGTATTATGAGACTTATCGTGTTTCTTTCCGCTGTGGAACTAAGGAGTGCCGAGTTGTTTACACCATATTCGAACCTGAAAACTTAATTGTTATTATAACGGTTGGCGCGCGTAAAGTCATTTATGAGCGGCTCAATGGCATAGCCTAA
- a CDS encoding aminotransferase class V-fold PLP-dependent enzyme, producing the protein MNLSFKLSRSNYRHLVVGVDTKVPLQNGQYTTAINFDNAASTPPFVSVMEEINHFAHMYSSIHRGTGYKSRVSSKLFEEARSTVLKFVNADPFRDTVIFVKNTTEGINKLSYRLWDGNKKSVILSTWMEHHSNDLPWRNKFQVDYVQTDSTGKLSLEDLETRLIKHKGNVKLVTVTGASNVTGYVNPIHKIAELTHRYQAKILVDGAQLVPHNSINMNPKNPLQRIDYLTFSAHKMYAPFGTGVLIGPQETFQKGVSEFVGGGTAETVTHNWVVWEPPPHNEEAGTPNLMGVIALVAAIKTLTSLGMKNIDHYENQLTTYANSKLKSIPGITLYSHTDPGEPRIGVIPFNIKGIAHEQVARILSNQAGIAVRTGCFCTQPYIQRLLSISPKQMDFYRKRRDVPRPGIVRLSFGLYNDFSEIDILTQLLERIVRHPASYI; encoded by the coding sequence GTGAATTTAAGTTTTAAATTATCCCGATCGAATTATAGGCATCTGGTTGTAGGTGTTGATACGAAAGTTCCCCTCCAAAACGGACAATACACCACCGCCATCAATTTTGACAACGCAGCTTCTACCCCTCCCTTTGTATCTGTTATGGAGGAAATCAATCATTTTGCACATATGTATTCTTCAATTCATCGCGGCACAGGGTATAAATCGAGGGTTTCTTCGAAACTCTTTGAAGAAGCAAGGTCTACCGTTCTTAAATTTGTAAATGCCGACCCCTTTAGAGATACTGTCATTTTTGTCAAAAATACGACAGAAGGGATTAACAAATTATCCTATCGACTATGGGATGGAAACAAAAAAAGTGTGATTCTGTCAACTTGGATGGAGCATCATTCCAATGATCTCCCGTGGAGAAACAAGTTTCAAGTCGATTATGTGCAAACAGATTCCACCGGAAAATTAAGCCTTGAAGATCTCGAGACCCGATTAATAAAGCATAAGGGCAATGTAAAACTCGTAACAGTTACCGGGGCTTCTAATGTTACCGGATATGTAAACCCGATACATAAAATTGCTGAACTGACCCACCGCTATCAGGCAAAAATTCTGGTTGATGGCGCACAATTAGTCCCCCATAACTCAATCAATATGAACCCGAAGAATCCGCTCCAACGCATCGATTATCTCACCTTTTCCGCCCATAAAATGTACGCTCCTTTTGGAACCGGTGTGCTGATCGGCCCACAAGAAACCTTTCAGAAAGGCGTCTCAGAGTTTGTCGGAGGAGGAACTGCCGAAACTGTGACCCATAATTGGGTAGTGTGGGAACCTCCCCCCCATAACGAAGAAGCAGGTACTCCTAATCTGATGGGGGTCATTGCGCTTGTGGCAGCGATAAAAACCCTTACGTCTTTAGGTATGAAAAATATCGATCATTATGAGAATCAACTCACGACCTATGCCAACTCTAAACTGAAATCGATTCCCGGTATTACTCTTTATTCTCATACGGACCCTGGCGAGCCTAGAATCGGTGTGATTCCTTTTAATATCAAAGGGATCGCCCATGAGCAGGTTGCCAGAATTCTCTCAAATCAAGCCGGAATTGCAGTACGAACCGGTTGCTTTTGTACTCAGCCCTATATTCAAAGGTTACTGTCAATTTCGCCAAAACAAATGGATTTCTATCGCAAACGCAGAGATGTTCCCCGCCCCGGTATCGTTCGTCTTAGCTTTGGATTATACAATGATTTTAGTGAAATCGATATCCTGACTCAATTGCTTGAACGAATCGTCCGTCATCCAGCATCTTACATTTAA